The Astatotilapia calliptera chromosome 17, fAstCal1.2, whole genome shotgun sequence genome has a segment encoding these proteins:
- the nudt4b gene encoding diphosphoinositol polyphosphate phosphohydrolase NUDT4B, protein MMKLKPNQTRTYDGDGFKKRAACLCFKNEREEEVLLVSSSRHPDQWIVPGGGMEPEEEPCGAAVREVFEEAGVKGKLGRLLGVFEQNQDRKHRTYVYVLTVTETLEDWEDSVNIGRKREWFTVEEAIKVLQSHKPVHAEYLRRLQLSCSPTNGNSILPSPSSNDNYPHYSATPTTPSTGSVLGSSCR, encoded by the exons ATGATGAAGCTCAAACCAAACCAGACCAGGACATACGATGGCGACGGTTTCAAGAAGAGAGCGGCTTGTCTGTGTTTCAAGAATGAACGCGAAGAAGAG GTTCTGCTGGTCAGCAGCAGTCGGCATCCAGACCAGTGGATCGTCCCCGGAGGAGGGATGGAGCCAGAGGAGGAGCCATGTGGCGCAGCAGTGCGAGAAGTGTTTGAGGAG GCTGGTGTGAAGGGCAAACTAGGACGCTTGCTTGGTGTATTTGAG CAAAACCAAGATCGTAAGCACCGAACGTACGTGTACGTGTTGACTGTGACGGAAACCCTCGAGGACTGGGAAGACTCTGTCAACATAG GTCGTAAGCGGGAGTGGTTCACCGTGGAAGAAGCCATCAAAGTGCTGCAGAGCCACAAACCCGTTCACGCCGAGTACCTGCGGAGGCTCCAGCTCAGCTGCTCTCCCACCAATGGAAACTCCATCCTCCCGAGCCCCTCATCAAACGACAACTACCCCCATTACAGCGCTACACCCACCACACCCTCGACGGGCAGCGTGCTGGGCTCCTCCTGCAGATAG